The Amycolatopsis umgeniensis DNA segment CGACGTCGGTCGAATCGCTGAGCCTGCACGACGACAGGCACGCCGTCAGCAGCATGACCGGCCCCGACCTGATCGTCGACCTCGACCAGCCGATGCCGTCCGGGCAGGTCATCCGGGCCGCCGGTCGGATCGCCGAAGCGCTGATCGCCAAACAGGGCGGGCCCCGCGCGTTCGCCGACCTCCTGCCCACCGAACTGGGCAAGGAGAGTTCGGCGCGGGAACTGCGGGCGCCGGTCGGCTTCTTCGAGGGCGAGGCGGTGGAGGTCGTCATCGGCGACGCCAGCCCGCACGTGCTCATCGGCGGGCCGAGCGGTTCGGGGAAGACGAACTTCCTGTACTCGCTGCTCGGCAGCTTCGCGGCCCGCTACTCGCCGGACGAGCTGGCGCTGTACCTGCTGGACTTCAAGGAAGGCGTGTCGTTCGCCGGGCTCGCGCCGGGGCGGCGGGACGCCAGCTGGCTGCCGCACGCCAAGCTCATCGGGGTCAACGTCAACACCGACCGCGAGTTCGGCTTGGCGCTGCTGCGCTACCTCGCCGACGAGCTGCGCCGCCGGTCCGCCGCCGCGAAACTGCACGAGGTCACCAACCTCGCGGACCTGCGCGAGCAGGATCCCGGCGGGCACTGGCCGCGGATCGTCGCGGTGATCGACGAGTTCCAGTACCTGTTCGCCGGCCGCGACGGAGTGACCTCGACGGCGACCCAGCTGCTGGAGGACATCGCGCGGCGAGGCCGGTCGCAGGGCATCCACCTGGTGCTGGCGAGCCAGGACGTCGCCGGGATCGAGGCGTTCTGGGGCAAGCCCGCGGTGTTCGAGCAGTGCACGCTGCGGATCGCGATGCCGAAGGCGCGGCGCGTGCTGTCCGAGACCAACAACGCGGCGGTCTCGGCGCCGAAGTGGCATGCGGTGATCAACCACGATTCCGGTGTGGCGCACGGGAACCAGCTCGCCCACGTCCCGGACGCGAGCAGCAAGGACGTCTTCGTCAAGCTTCAGCACCGGTTGTGGGAGCGATACTCGGAGTCGTTCAAACGGCCCCGGCTGTTCGACGGCGCGCATTCCCCGGTGCTGGAACAGTTCCCGGCGTTCAACGATCTCAAGCCGACGAAGAAACCGCGAGCGCTGCTCGGCCAGTCCATCGACGTCGACGAGGCCGCCTGCGGGGTCGACCTGCCGAAGGCGCCGGGGCGGAACGTCGCCGTACTCGGCGCGGCCACGGCGGAGGCACTGTCCATCATGGACTCGGCCGCACGTTCGCTGGCCCGTCAGCATCCGCACGGTTCGGTGGAGTTCGTGCTGTCGTGCCCCATCGAGGCGTCACTCCCGGCGGTGACCGAGCTGGCCGAGCGACTGCGTGCGGAGGGCCACCGCGCGACACTGGTCGACGATCTGCCCTCCCGGGTAATCGATATCGCGGAGAATTTGTCCACTTTGGACAGAGCGCAAGTGTTGCTGCTGTACGGCGTCGACGCCTCGATCCCCGCGCTGGAGGCCAAGGCGCCGGGCCAGCTCAAGAGCGGCCTGGACCAGCTGCGGGTGCTGCTGAAGCAGGGGCCGGGGCATGGCGTCCACACCATCGGCTGGTGGCGCAGTATCGCGCGGCTGAAGGACACGCTCGGCTTCGCGGGCACCGACGACATCGGCTCCTGGGCGGCGCTGGACGTCCAGGGCAACGAACTGTCGCCGTTCGCCGCCGGGCAGGTCGTGCACTGGTCACCGCGACCGGGCCGCGCGCTGTTCTTCGACCGCACCACCCACGGCGCCCCTGAGGTGATCATCCCGTTCCAGCGTCCGGAAGGGCTTCTCGATGGATGACGGCATCACCGCGGCCATGCGGTACAAGGAGATCGTCGGCCTCGCGCGCGCCTCGGCGGAGAACCTCCGCGGCTGGGAGGTCGCCCGCGCGGACGAACTGGAGGCCCGCCTCGCGGAGGCGCACCAGTCCGTCGCGGACGCCGCCGAACGCGAGCAGCGCGCCGTCGACAGGGCTTCCCGGTGGTGGAAGATGGCCCAGCACAACGTCGAGGGCCTCACCTGGCTGCCGGACGACGAAGACCCGCAGCCGGTGCCGACAGCGCGGCCCGGGTACCTGGAGAAGTACCTGGAAGAGGTCAAGCCGAGCTATCAGGAACTCGTACAGGCAGTTCTTTCCCTGGGGTGGCGGGCCAAACGCTCTTAGTTCGCTTTGAGCGGAGGGCTTCCGGGGCCGGACGCGGGCAGGATCAGTGGTATGACCACCAGATCGTTCCGCTTCGGCGTCATCGCCGCGGTGAACCCGGAGCTCGGACCGTTCACCGAACTGGCGCGCCGGACGGAATCCCTCGGTTACCACACTTTGCTGGTCCCGGACCCGGTCGGCGGGCTGGACCCGCTCACCGTGCTGCCCGCGGGATTCGCGGTGACCTCGGAGCTGCGCCTCGGCACGTTCGTGCTGGCCAACGCCTTCCGTGACCGGTATCAGCTGGACTGGCAGGCGCGCAGCCTGCACACGATGTCCGGTGGGCGGTTCGAGCTCGGCCTCGGCACCGGACGCCCGGGCGCGGAGATCATCGCCGCCGGACTGAAACGTCCGTTCGGCACCGGCTCCCAGCGGCTGGCGGACCTCGCCGCGACGGTCGACCAGATGACGAGCGCGCGGGACAGGCCGCCGCTGCTGATCAGCGGTGCGGGCCCGAAGGTGCTGGATCTCGCGGCCCGGAAGGCCGACATCATCACGCTGGCCCTGCCTCCGCTGAGCGACGCCAACGTGGCGCAGTCCTTGGTGGATCTCGTCCGCGGTTCGGCGGGAGACCGCTTCGGCGACATCGAACTGGGGCTGAATCTGCTGGCGATCGGGGCCGAGCCGACGCCGTGGATGCGGCAGGCACTCGGTGTCGACGCGCCCGATCTGGCCGCCGCCGGCGCTGTCACCGTGCTGCCCGGCGACCCCGCCGAAGCGGCCGACGTCCTGCGCGCGCGACGGGAGACGCTGGGCGTCTCGTACGTGAAGATCAACGCCGCGGCCCTCGACGCTTTCGCGCCGGTGGTGGCCGAGCTTCGCGGCACCTGAAGCGCGTGAAGGCCCCCTTCCCTCGGCTGAGCCGAGGGAAGGGGGCCTTCACGCGCTTTGAGCTACGGCTTCGGCAGGTAAGGGCCGAGCACCTTCTCCAGGTAGTCCGCCAGGTCGTAGAACGCGTCCTGGACCGGGTTGCCCGCGCTCGGCCGGAACCGCAGCACCTGCGGGTCGTGGTCGCTCGCCTGCTGGGCGAACTCGGCGTTCAGGTGGACGACGTCGTAGTCGGTCCCGCGCGGCGCCTTCGACGCCAGGATGTGGTCCAGCACCTGCGACTGACCCTCGAAAACGTAGCTGTACCGCTCGTTTTCGGGCAGCGACGCGATGAGGTCCTTCAGCGCGCCACCCGCGGTCAGCGTCTTCACGGCGGGCGAGAACGGGTAGTCGTTCAGGTCACCGGCGACGACGATGTTCGCGTTCTTGTCCGACGCGAGCAGCTTGTCGATGAAGCCGCGCAGCACGGTCGCCTGCTTGGCCCGCTGTACCTCGGAACTCCGGACCGGCGGCTGGTTGCGGCCGTGGGTCGGCTGGTCGCCGCCCTTGGAGTTGAAGTGGTTCGCGATGACGAACACGGTGCGGCCCTGGAAGACGAACTCGCCGACGAGCGGCTTGCGGCTGGCCGCCCACGCCTCGTTGGCCGGGTCGACGCGGCCGGGCGAAACGGTCAGGTGGGTCTTGCCGCGTTCCTTGACCACGTCGACCGGGGTGGTCGCGGTGCCACCAGGACGATCCACAAAGGACACTCGAGCGGGGTTGAACAGGAAGCCGACGCGGATGTTGCCGCCCGGCTGGCCGCCGTCCTTGCCGTTCTCCGGGTCGATCTGACGCCACTCGTAGCGCGGGCCGCCGGCGGCGACGATCGCGTCGACGAACTTCTGCAGCGTCTGGTCCGCCACGACGGTGCCGTCGTTGGCCGGACCGTTGTTGTCCTGGATCTCTTCCAGGTTCAGGATGTCCGGCTTCGCCAGGTTGGTGGCGATGGCCTTGGCCAGCTCGCCGAACTTCTCCACACTGTCCAAAGCAGACAGATTCTCGACGTTGTAGGTGGCCACCGAAAGTTCACCGCTGCGCTGCGCGCGGGTGCTCTCTCGCTTCAGCCCGTTGTCCTTGGTGGCACCCAGCTTCGTCGCGAACAGCGTGTAGCCGCCGAAGTTGCTGTACTCGACCGGGCCGGAGGTCTCGCCGGTGAGCACGTCGCCGGTGTTGACCTTCGGGAACGGCACCTCGGCGAACGGGATCAGCGACGCGACCTTGAGCACACCGGTGTTGAGCCGGTCGTAGTCCAGGTACACCGCGCCGCCGCGGACACTCGGGTTCTGCTTCGGCTTGGTGGTCACGTAAAGCTCGTTGAACGACGACGTCGGGCCGACGACGCGCGCGTCGGAGACGCTGACGATCTCGCTCTCGTGCGCCTCCCAGAAGTCCAGCGAGTACTTCGCGGGCTCCAGCGGAAGCGGCTCGATGGTCCCGCCAGGAGCGGGGGCGACGGTGTCCGGGACCGAGTCCGGCGTGACGACGGTCGCGGCGGGCAAAGCGTTCCTGCTCGAATCGACCGTCCACTGTGCACCCGTCAGCTCGGTGAGCGACTGGTACGGCGAGGTCGCGGGCGCGTCCGGGTAGAACTCGCGGATGGTGCCGGTGGCGGTCACGGCGTCACCCACGGCCACGGCGGGCGTGGTGGAGCCGGTGAAGACGAACAGGCCCTCGCTGGTGCGCGGGTCGGCGTCGGGAGCGGTGTCGGTGATCCAGAACCCGCGCGCCGAACCGAAACTCCGGATCGCGGTCACGACGCCGGTGACCCCGGCGACCTTCTGGTCCTTGAACGGCGAGATCCGGGTGGTGCCCTGGATGTCGTGGATCTTCGCGTTCACCGGCGGCGGGCCGGTCTCGCCCGGCGTCTCGCCCTTGGAGTTGGTCGGGGTGGGGGCGCCGGAGGTGAAGTCGGCGGCGTTGTCGTCGGTGTCCACCAGCGCCGCCGCCCTGGCGACGGACGTGGTGTTGGACGGCGCGGGCGCCGGGGCCCCCTCGCGGATGACGGCGGCCGGGCCGAAGCCTGCCAGATCCTTGATCCGCGTGTCGGCCGCGCAATCGGCGGCGGTCTTGCAGGTCAGCGCCGTGGTGCCCTGGACGAGCGCGATGGTGCCCGCCGTGGCGGACAGCGGGATCGTCCCGGTGGCGTCCGGGGTCGGCAGGGCGACACTGCCGCCCGCGCCCTTCGCCTCCGCGACCAGGTACCGCGCGCCCGGGGCGACACTTCCGGTCAGCGGCGTGACCTGCCAGCTGTTCCCCGACGCGGGCGCGTACTGGACGCTGAAGCCGTCGAGGCTCACGGCCGCCGCGCCGCGGTTGGCGAGTTCGATGAAGTCGTTGCTCAGCGTCGCACCCGAGTTGCCGCCACCGCCGTAGATTTCGGCGATCACGGCGTCGGCGCTGGGCGCGGCGAGCGCGGCCGGAGCGGCTGCGATGGCAGCACCGCTCACGACCAGGCCGGAGGTGACGGCCACGGTCAGGGCCCGTCTCCTGGCAGCACGGCGGGATGTGGTCACGCTGAGTCCCCTCTTCGCAAGATCGGTCGAGGAATACTCCCCCGAACAAGTGAAATGAGGAAGACGACCAGACAACGATTCGTGACGGCTAGCCCGTTCGGACTCTGGTTCCACCGTGTTCTCCCGTGCGAGGATCAAGGTCCGCCGCCTGCTACGCACCAGGAGGCGTTTTCATGCGCAGACTTCTTTGCGCGCTCATCCCACTCCTCGCGGCAGGTCTCGTGACCCCCGTTTCCGCGGCGGCGGAGACCGGGTTCGAGGTGATGACCCCGGCGAGCACGGTCGCGTCCCGCACGGACAGGCGTCCGAACGCGGGCGGCGTTTACGACCCCATCGCGCGCAAGACGTTCATCTCGTGGTCCGGCAAGGCCGCGGACACCTACGTCCAGGCCTACGACCACCGGACCGGTGCCTGGACGGCGCCGAAGAAGATCGCCGACGGCGAGTCCGATCCGCACAACTACCCGACGATGCTGCTCGCCGGCGACGGTCACCTGCTGATCTTCCGCGGCATGCACAACACGCGCACCGTGATCAGCCGCGCGCCGCGGGCCCATTCGCTGGACGGCACCTGGACCGACACCGAGGTCCCCCAGGGCGACTCGGCGAGCTACCCGATGCCGGTCAAGACCGTCGACGGCACGCTGTTCCTGTTCTATCGCGAGACCACCAACGAGCTCGATCCGCAGGCGAACACCGACTTCCGCCCGATGAAGTACCTCGTGTCCCGCGACAACGGGAAGACGTGGAAGAACTCCGTGCAATTGACCGGGAAACAGTGGGCGTTCGGCTCGCTGGGCCGGGCCGACCACATGGACGAGATCTACGTCGGCCAGCTGCGGTACCTGCCGTCGTCCGGACGGATCCAGTTCGTCTACACCCTCGCGGGCGGCGGGCCGACGCAGCACAAACACGACGTCTACCACCGGAACGTCTACTACCTGTCCTTCGACGTCCGCACCCTGCGCTTCTTCTCCGCGGCGGGCCGCGACCTCGGCACCCAGGTCGATGACGCCGAGCAGGAGCGGTACCTCAAGGTCGTCGAAACCCCGCTCGAACTCCCCGGCGGGCTCAAGTCGCCGGACTACATCCTGCAAGTCGGCACGCAACGCGACGGCAAGCCGTTCGTCACCTGGTTCCAGTTCGACGCCGCGGGCTCGCCACGCGATTTCGCGGGCGCGTGGAACGGCCGGAACTGGGAAGTGCGCGAAGTCGCGAACGGACTCCGCTTGCGCGAGATCGAACAGCTCAATGGCGGCACTTGGCGCGTTTACGGAACGCGGGACGGACAACCGGGCATCGAAACGTTCTTGCTCGAGAACGGACGTACCTGGAAGCCGGAAACCTTGATCACCACAGCGAAACCGGTCCAGCGCGTCGAAGTGATCGCCGGCTTCCGGGATCCCGCCCGCATTCTGGCGACCGGCGCGTCCAGTGCGCGTGACGTCTCCGTGGCCGACGGTGACATTTATGTTGCGGGAACCCCGGGCAAATAGCCCATTGGTGTTTCCCTGCCTTAAATGAACCTCAAGTCCGGGTACAACCGGGCAATTCCGGAGTTACCTTTGGCGGTGTGAGCGAGGGCACACTCAGACGCTCGCCGGGGAGGGCGAGCAGGGGGAACTGGGGGCGCACCGCCGGTGCACGGGACCCGTCGGGGGAGGACGGAGCCCGTACACCGGCGGTGTGTCGTTTCCGCTCGCTTCAGCGCCCGAGTTCCGGCCGCGCCCGGTACTTGCCGATGAGCGACTTCGCCCCGGCGACGGCGGCCTTGCCCGCGCCCTTCGCGCTCGCGGCCAGGAACGTCGTCCAGTCGAGGTAGTCGCGCCACAGCACGATGCGGCCGTCGCGCACCTCGAACGTGCCGCACACCCAGAACTCCGCCTCCCACGCCCCGCGCCGGAGGACGTCGGTGCGCTCGGTGAGCACGATCGGGCCGTCGGCGGCGATGTGATGGGTGCGCGCCTCGAACCCGCTGCCGTAGCGGGCCATGGTGCGCAACTGCTTCTCCACCGCCGAGAGGCCGCGAGCCGGGGGAAGCGGGACGTTCTGGTACACGATGTCGATCGCCACGAAACTCAGCGCACGGTCGATGTCGAGCTCTTCGAGGGCCTGAAGGAAACCGGTCACCACGGTCTTCGGATCCGTCATGTCCATGGAGGCTAATCCGATTTTGAACCGCCGGAAGGTCACAGCCGTATCACAGAGC contains these protein-coding regions:
- a CDS encoding BNR-4 repeat-containing protein — encoded protein: MRRLLCALIPLLAAGLVTPVSAAAETGFEVMTPASTVASRTDRRPNAGGVYDPIARKTFISWSGKAADTYVQAYDHRTGAWTAPKKIADGESDPHNYPTMLLAGDGHLLIFRGMHNTRTVISRAPRAHSLDGTWTDTEVPQGDSASYPMPVKTVDGTLFLFYRETTNELDPQANTDFRPMKYLVSRDNGKTWKNSVQLTGKQWAFGSLGRADHMDEIYVGQLRYLPSSGRIQFVYTLAGGGPTQHKHDVYHRNVYYLSFDVRTLRFFSAAGRDLGTQVDDAEQERYLKVVETPLELPGGLKSPDYILQVGTQRDGKPFVTWFQFDAAGSPRDFAGAWNGRNWEVREVANGLRLREIEQLNGGTWRVYGTRDGQPGIETFLLENGRTWKPETLITTAKPVQRVEVIAGFRDPARILATGASSARDVSVADGDIYVAGTPGK
- a CDS encoding endonuclease/exonuclease/phosphatase family protein; its protein translation is MTTSRRAARRRALTVAVTSGLVVSGAAIAAAPAALAAPSADAVIAEIYGGGGNSGATLSNDFIELANRGAAAVSLDGFSVQYAPASGNSWQVTPLTGSVAPGARYLVAEAKGAGGSVALPTPDATGTIPLSATAGTIALVQGTTALTCKTAADCAADTRIKDLAGFGPAAVIREGAPAPAPSNTTSVARAAALVDTDDNAADFTSGAPTPTNSKGETPGETGPPPVNAKIHDIQGTTRISPFKDQKVAGVTGVVTAIRSFGSARGFWITDTAPDADPRTSEGLFVFTGSTTPAVAVGDAVTATGTIREFYPDAPATSPYQSLTELTGAQWTVDSSRNALPAATVVTPDSVPDTVAPAPGGTIEPLPLEPAKYSLDFWEAHESEIVSVSDARVVGPTSSFNELYVTTKPKQNPSVRGGAVYLDYDRLNTGVLKVASLIPFAEVPFPKVNTGDVLTGETSGPVEYSNFGGYTLFATKLGATKDNGLKRESTRAQRSGELSVATYNVENLSALDSVEKFGELAKAIATNLAKPDILNLEEIQDNNGPANDGTVVADQTLQKFVDAIVAAGGPRYEWRQIDPENGKDGGQPGGNIRVGFLFNPARVSFVDRPGGTATTPVDVVKERGKTHLTVSPGRVDPANEAWAASRKPLVGEFVFQGRTVFVIANHFNSKGGDQPTHGRNQPPVRSSEVQRAKQATVLRGFIDKLLASDKNANIVVAGDLNDYPFSPAVKTLTAGGALKDLIASLPENERYSYVFEGQSQVLDHILASKAPRGTDYDVVHLNAEFAQQASDHDPQVLRFRPSAGNPVQDAFYDLADYLEKVLGPYLPKP
- a CDS encoding LLM class flavin-dependent oxidoreductase produces the protein MTTRSFRFGVIAAVNPELGPFTELARRTESLGYHTLLVPDPVGGLDPLTVLPAGFAVTSELRLGTFVLANAFRDRYQLDWQARSLHTMSGGRFELGLGTGRPGAEIIAAGLKRPFGTGSQRLADLAATVDQMTSARDRPPLLISGAGPKVLDLAARKADIITLALPPLSDANVAQSLVDLVRGSAGDRFGDIELGLNLLAIGAEPTPWMRQALGVDAPDLAAAGAVTVLPGDPAEAADVLRARRETLGVSYVKINAAALDAFAPVVAELRGT
- a CDS encoding limonene-1,2-epoxide hydrolase family protein — encoded protein: MTDPKTVVTGFLQALEELDIDRALSFVAIDIVYQNVPLPPARGLSAVEKQLRTMARYGSGFEARTHHIAADGPIVLTERTDVLRRGAWEAEFWVCGTFEVRDGRIVLWRDYLDWTTFLAASAKGAGKAAVAGAKSLIGKYRARPELGR
- a CDS encoding FtsK/SpoIIIE domain-containing protein produces the protein MGSKASEQRNRVVTALERVRHQIGLVLGAAAGARQSAEAELAKLELEQRIVRVGMNNSTSDQYAEWSRHPAANEVFGQLGSVRGQFYADWEAGPNALRDLVANNAPGPAGQQPGNWLGRVGGNPGITAPGLWRIGSATVPGKDVPRTFDVAIPLLDESHLSINSAPKTRAAVDGIVQNLLMRILSTFEPGAVRIHLWDVGQLTAILPDLYPLSRTSALTLYDPGRLEDLLDELAGHIRRIHATGMQAGHTSLREIRRASGQRVEPFRVAVLYGNGETLEPERARELKRVATGALAAGICLILIDVPTMLSTSVESLSLHDDRHAVSSMTGPDLIVDLDQPMPSGQVIRAAGRIAEALIAKQGGPRAFADLLPTELGKESSARELRAPVGFFEGEAVEVVIGDASPHVLIGGPSGSGKTNFLYSLLGSFAARYSPDELALYLLDFKEGVSFAGLAPGRRDASWLPHAKLIGVNVNTDREFGLALLRYLADELRRRSAAAKLHEVTNLADLREQDPGGHWPRIVAVIDEFQYLFAGRDGVTSTATQLLEDIARRGRSQGIHLVLASQDVAGIEAFWGKPAVFEQCTLRIAMPKARRVLSETNNAAVSAPKWHAVINHDSGVAHGNQLAHVPDASSKDVFVKLQHRLWERYSESFKRPRLFDGAHSPVLEQFPAFNDLKPTKKPRALLGQSIDVDEAACGVDLPKAPGRNVAVLGAATAEALSIMDSAARSLARQHPHGSVEFVLSCPIEASLPAVTELAERLRAEGHRATLVDDLPSRVIDIAENLSTLDRAQVLLLYGVDASIPALEAKAPGQLKSGLDQLRVLLKQGPGHGVHTIGWWRSIARLKDTLGFAGTDDIGSWAALDVQGNELSPFAAGQVVHWSPRPGRALFFDRTTHGAPEVIIPFQRPEGLLDG